The sequence below is a genomic window from Sporolituus thermophilus DSM 23256.
CAGTTTTTCGATGAGGGCCTTAAAGTTGTCGTTTTCCACTTTGAGGCTGGCTTTATAGTCCTCGCCGGACAGATAGCCGATCCCGAGGCCGGCCTTATCCATGTAGTCGGTGAAGGCTTTAGACTCCATGGCCTTCTTGAAGGCATCGTGGAGCGTCCTCACGACCGGTGCCGGTGTGCCTTTCGGCACGGCCAGACCGCGCCAGGTGCCGATGACAAGGTCGATGCCCTGCTCTTTCAGAGTGGGAACGTCAGGAACCGCTTTAGCCCGCTTGTCGCTCATGACGCCCAGGACGCGCACTTGGCCGGCGGCCACTTGGGCGGACACTTCGGCCGGGCTGACGGTCACGGCCTCGACATTGCCGCCCAGCAGAGCGGTAATGGCCGGAGCAGCACCATTAAAGGGAACGTGGGTGAACTGAACGCCGGCCTTTTGCTCCAGCGACGCGGCCGCTAAGTGCCAAATAGCGCCGGGACCGGAGTTGCCGACCCGCACTTTACCGGGGTTGGCTTTGGCATAGTCGAGGAACTCCTTGAGCGTCTTCCAGGGAGCGTCGGCCCGCACCGTGACGGCGCTGGGGTCCATGTTGACGCGGAGGATGGGCTCAAAGTTCTGATAGTTGATGGGCGCCAGGCCAAGATGCGGCAAGGTAACCAGTTCAACGGTAATCATGGTGACGGTGTAACCGTCGGCTTTGGCCTTTTCGCCTTCGCTCATGCCTACGGCCCCGCCGCCGCCGACTTTATTGACGACGACCACCGGCTGGCCAAGGATATCCTTGGCGCTGTTGGCCAGGGCGCGCGCGACCTGATCGGTGCCGCCGCCGGCCGCATACGGAACAATGATTTCTACTTGTTTGGTGGGGAATTTGGGGGCCTCTGTTTTCTGCGCGCCACCGCAACCGGCAAGGGCTACTGCCATAACAACGACCAGCAGCAGCGCGATGATGGATTTGGCCTTCATCTTTTCCTCTCCTTCTCCTTAGCTGCCTTTGATAAGGCATTTTCAGAAATCATTTTCATTTATTAATATTCGGTCATAGTTATTTTTTTCCTGCTTTTGGGAACAAATTTTACCAATTGCGGGGGGCAGACTTGACTTATTTTAAAAATTGACTTATTTGCATCCCCTTTCCCCAACCGCAGCACAATAAGCCTACGGCCAGGGCAAAAAAACAGAGACGGTCACCCGCCTGCCCATAGGGCAAGCGGGAACCGTCTCCCAGTAGTCTGCTAATCTTTTAGGTTTTCGGTCAATTTTGCAAGGTGGCGGCCAATGTGGTTTTCCAGCGCCGCATAGTATTCGTCCTCGTGGTCGAACCAAAGCTCATACAAGTCGTCTTTGAAGCGGTAGGATCCGTCGGCGTTGGCGGCCGTCAGCACCAGACCGTAGGTGATATGCAGCACCTGACGGGCATCGTTATGGTCGAGCACCGTCGGCAGCACGTCATCGGCCATGGCGGCCACATCCGGCAGCCTGGTCAGGTCGGTGGTGACATGGTAATACTTTTTCGCTTCGTCAAAGACTTCCCGCGCAAAAGCGTAAATCTCCCGGAAAAGGGCAGGATTAATCCGGGCAACCACACGCAGGGCCTCCAGCCAGTTGGTGCCGGCCGTCTTGACATGCACCCGCCCGCGGGTGTATCGGCCGATGACGGGGAAGACGCTGAACTTGTCGCTGCCCGAATGGATGCTTAGCCGGTAGCCGAAATGGTCGGCAATGGCGGCGTGGCTCTTGAACTCCTCTGCAAACTGGTGCAGATCGCCGATGTAGTCGATACCTTTCTGGAACTCGCCGCAGAAGCGCGGCGCCAGGCTGGTAAATTTTACGCCCATGCGCCCAAGCTCGGAAGCAACGAAATAATGAGCCGCCGGCGTCGTCGGCGTGGCCGTCTCGTCAATGGAGATTTCAAAATCCACTGCCCGCCCGGCGTTGGCGATGAGGGTGTGATAAATGTAACCCATGAAAGCCAGCGCCTTACCGTAGGTTAGCACCAGCCGCTGCAGCGTTTCGGTATCGAAAGTGATGGCCATACCGCCGATAATGAAGGCCTTGCCCAGGTAATACTCCTCCATGTCGGCCGTATAATCGGCCGGCAAGGTATGGTACAGGTCAGCAACCTGTTTGGCGCTCTTTTGCCCCACCGTGTTGTCGATATGGGCCGAAGCGTCGAGCGTAATCATGGTGAAGCCAAGGTCAAGGGCGCCCCTGATTTCCTCCGCTGTTTTCAGGTGGTCGCCGTCGGCGCCAAAGCCGCTCTCGTACCCTTCCTGCAGCACCGCCCAGGTAGCGGCGTCCAGGACATCGGTGTAGGTACGGTTGGTCAGCGTCAGCTCCCGCACCGATTGCTGGGCGAGGACCGGCCGGACGCCGGTTTTTTTGATAAGCCGCAGGTGACCGGGCGAAGCGATGCCTAAACGGTCGCCCAGCCCCAGGCTCATACCGGTGGCGCCCAGCGCCACCGGCGCGGTGAACGGCAGCAGCTCACGAACGATGGCCGCATTGACCGGCTGCAAGGGCGCTTCTTTGACCCGTTTGCCGGACGGATGATACACCTGCGGGCCCACGAAGCGGTCAAAAGCCGACCCAGCCTCTTCCTCGACGACGATAAGCAGCTTCTGCCCTTCGTCCTTGGCGAGAAACAGTACGCAGCCGCCGGCGCGGTAGATGGATTCCGGGTAAATGCGGTAATCGCCAAATTCGCTCAGGATTGTCCGTCTGAGTTCTTCCTTTGTTTGCATGGCCTTACTCCTCAGTGTCCGTTTTGAACCGGTCCGCCGCTTACAGCGTTACGCCGTTTTTAAAGATGGCAATTTCGCGGAAGCCCATTTTCTCGGCTTTGGTCGGCCGACCGGAAGCCACTTCCAGCACATAGGCGAAAAACTCGTCGGCCAGCGCTTCTAGGCTTTTGCCCTCCAATAGTTCGCCGGCATTAAAGTCCATCCAGGTAGTTTTGCGACGGAACAGGTCGCTGTTAGTGGCAATTTTAACCGTCGGCACCGCCGTCCCCAGCGGCGTGCCACGCCCGGTGGTAAACAGTACCAGGTGACAGCCCGCCGCCGCCAGCGCCGTGGCCGCCACCGCGTCATTGCCCGGACCGTTAAGTAGATTAAGCCCTTTGCGCTTGACCGTCTCCCCGTAGCCAAGCACGTCGACCACGGTGGCGCGGCCGCCTTTTTGCGTGCACCCCAGCGATTTCTCCTCCAGGGTGGTGATGCCGCCTTTCTTGTTGCCGGGTGAGGGGTTTTCGTAAATGGGCTGGTTGTAAGCCATAAAATAGTTTTTAAAGTCGTTGATCAGGCGGACCGTCTTATCAAATACAGCCTTATCCCGGGCCCGGTTCATGAGAATGGTCTCGGCACCGAACATTTCCGGCACCTCGGTCAGCACCGTGCTGCCGCCGCAGGCGATGAGGAGGTCGGAGAAAGCGCCGACCAGCGGGTTGGCCGTAATGCCGGAAAAAGCGTCCGAGCCGCCGCACTTAAGGCCTACCACCAGTTCGGACGCCGGGCAATCCTCCCGCGCAAATTGGCCGGCGTAGGCGATGAGGTCGGATAGCAGCTCCATTCCGGCGGCAATTTCATCCTCCACCTCCTGGGTGACCAGGAATTTGACGCGGTCGGCGTTATAGCCGCCCAGCACTTTTTGAAACTCGGGCACGTTGTTGTTCTCGCAGCCCAGGCCGAGGACCAGCACGGCACCGGCATTGGGGTGGTTGACCAAGTCGGCCAGGATGGCTTGCGTCGCCCGGTGGTCGTCGCCGAGCTGCGAACAGCCATAGGGATGGGGAAAGGCAAAAACGCCGTCGATATTGGCCATATTCTTGACTAGGGCGCTACCTTGCGCGGCCAGCAGCTGCGCGGTGCGGTTGACGCAACTGACGGTAGGAATGATCCAGATTTCGTTGCGCACCCCGACCCGGCCGTCCGGGCGGCGATAGCCGCGGAAGGTGTGGCGGCAGGGGACAGGGCTTACCACCGGCGGCTCAGGCTTGTATTCGTATGCCAAGATCTCGCCCAAATTGGTGCGCATATTGTGCGAGTGAAGCCACTGGCCGGCTACTACGCCGCTAGTCGCGTGGCCAATGGGAAAGCCGTATTTTATGACATGCTCGCCCGGCTGCAAGTTGCGGAGGGCAATCTTATGGCCTTTGGGAACATCTTCCCGGGCGGTAACGGTGGTATTACCCGCCGTTATCGTTTCCCCCTGCCTGATGTCGCGAAGGGCGACGGCAACATTATCCCGTTCATGAAGCTGTAACAGCGCCATGGCTTACCTCCCGACGAGCCGCGCCGCCGCAGCCTGCATGCCGTCCGTAACAATCTGATACAAGTAGTCGGCCGTCTTGTCCGTCAGACCACTCACCTGGGTAAGATCTTCGCCCCACAGGGCAGTGTTGGCCAGCACGGCCGCAGCTACCTGGCGCACCCCGCCTGGGCTGCCGTCGCAGTCCGCCCAGGTGCGGGCAAAAAACTCCAGGACAGGCAGGTCGTCGCGCATGGTAAACTCGCCTTTGGCCCGCCGGGCGAGCATCGCCGAACCGTCGATCTTGCCACCGGCGTATACCGCGATCAGGGCGGCCAGCGAAAAGGTCAGTTTTTCCGGCAATTTACCGAACTTGGCGTGGTATTCAAGGATGGAGGGCAGCACCCGGGCCTTGAATTTCGACGAGGAGTTGAGCAGAATGCTGATAAGATAATGCTTGATATACGGGTTCTGGAATCGCTCCATCACCGCGGCGGCAAAGTCGGTCAGCATGCCTTTATCAAGGTTGATCGAAGGAATAATTTCCTCGTCGACCACCTGCCGGACAAACTTGCCCATCACCGGGTGATCCATCATTTCGCCGACCGTTTCCAGGCCATAGAGGAAGGACGCCGGGACGGCCGCCGTGTGGGCGCCGTTCAAAATCCGTACCTTGCGCGTCCGGTAGGGCGTCATGTCGTCGGTCCAGACAACGTTAAGCCCTACTTGGGTAAAGGGGAGACGCTCGGCCAGCCCGGCGGGACCTTCAATGACCCACAAGTGGAATAATTCACCGGTGTCAAGCAGGTCGTCCTCATAGCCAAGCTGGGCCTGGATGGCGGCGGCTTCGTCTTTGGGGTAGCCGGTTACAACGCGGTCGACAAGGGTATTAAGGAAGTAGTTGTGATTTTCCAGCCAGTCCTTAAAGTCTTGCGGCCACTGCCATTCATCGGCCAGGCGGAAAATAATTTTCTTCAGGTTGTCGCCGTTGCGGTCGATGAGCTCGCACGGCAGGATGACCATGCCTTTGGCCGGGTCACCGTTAAAGTGCCGGAAGCGGTGATAAAGATACACGGCCAGTTTGGCAGGGAACGAAGCCGGCGGCCGCATGTCGGGGCGGTCATTGGGGTCGTAGGCAATTCCCGCCTCGGTGGTGTTGGAAATTACGTATTCAATGTCCGGATTTTCGGCACACTTGAGGAAAGCGTCCCAGTCGGCGTAGGGATTAATGCCCCGGCTGACGGAGGTGATGATTTCCTTATATTCTACCGGTTGGCCGTTTTCTAGGCCGCGCAGGAGCAGGGTATACAGGCCGTCCTGGGCATTAATTTTGTCGACAAGGCCTTCGGCGATCGGCTGCACGACAACTACCCGGCCGTTAAACAGGCCCTGCCGGTTGAGTTTATGAAACATCCAGTCGACGAACGCCCGCAGGAAATTGCCTTCGCCAAACTGGATGACGCGCTCCGGCAGGTCGGCGGGATACGGCGACACTGCAAGACCGGCCGGAAAAGCAAAGCCGCTCGCGAGCAGTTCTTTATTTAATTTTGCCATCGTTTCTCTCCTCTCTTGTAAACATATCGCAATAAACTACTGAATATATTGAACACTGGTAACGTCAAAATAGTGATTATAAGAACCGCGGAGGACACGGAGGAAAAATCTTTTTTTATTCTTCGCGCGATGCATATCGCGCTCTCTGTGCCCTCCGCGGTTAAATGTTGATGTTATTGATGCCTATTTAAGCATCGCTGGGATGTTTTGCAGCCATTTGAGTTTGGGATCGTCATTGGGAGTGAGCTGGCGGCCATGCGGACCGGCCATGACCCACAGGTAGTATACCTGGAAGCCGGGGGCAGCGGCCACGGGATGATAGCCGGCCGGCAGGGCGACGGCGTCACCGTCCTTAATCATGTAGGCCTCGCGCAGCGACAGGTCATCGTTATACATTATCTGAACGCCAAAACCCTCGGTGGGCTTAACCTTGAAGTAATAGATTTCGTCCATCTGGCACTCGTAAGGCAGGTTTTGCGTGTCGTGTTTGTGGGAAGGATAGCTGGACCACTGGCCGGGGAAGGAGTAAGTTTCGCCGACGACGATGCGGTCGACCTTGCCTTCGACATTGGCGACCATGATGTCATACACGTCGCGCTGCCAATTAAGGACGCCGCGGTGGTTGAAAATAACGTCTTCCGGGCGGATAATGAAGGGCGCAAACTGGCGCTCGGCCGGGGCGGACAGGACGGCCACCTCCAGGTTGGGGCTAAGCGCGGCCACTTCCCAGCGGCTATTGATGGGTACATAGACGGCTGTTGCTTTTTCCGCGAAAACATCTTTGCGGGACAAGTTATCGAAAGTTTGGCCGTTGACCGTGATGTGGCACTTACCGGCGAGCAGCACCAGTACGACCTCTTCCCCTTTGGTCTCGGCGCCGTAGCTTTCACCGGCGGCGAGCTTCAGCAGGCCAAAGCCGGTATAGGCCGTTTTCTCGCCGACGGGAATGACCTGGCGAAACCCTTTTTGTTCTTTGGCAGGATAAAAATAACTCATGAATATACCTCCTCTGTATAGTGTGAGCTAGCGCTCAAGGATGGCGGGGCGGTCGAGGCTGAAGCCCCGATACTCAGCTTGAATAACCGGATATTTCCCAGTCGCCGTCAACACGACGGGACCGTCCTCGGCAACAAGAATCGTATCCTCGGATTTGACCCCGGCAATAGTGGGATTCCAGGCATAGACCTGGCCGCTGGCCACGATCTCGGCGCAGTCGGCCGAAGCGCGCAATTCGCGGGAATTATAGCCGGCCAGACCGCCCTGGTGATGATACTGCCACTCGCCGGCAAAGCCCATGTCAGCATAGGCCTGACAGCCAATGGCAAAAATATCGCTCACTTTGGCGCCCGGACGGGTAGCGCCGATAAAGGCGGCATCCACATTGGCAACAGCCTGGTGCCGGGCCCTAAGGTCGGCCGGTACCGGACCAAAGTGAACCAGGCGGGTGACCGAAGCGTACAGGCCGTGCTTTTGGCCGGAAATTACCAGCATGACGTACTTTTGCACCTTCTTGTCTGTGGGCAGCGGGTGCCGGTATTGATAGGCCCGCTCATCGGCAGCAACCAAGCTGACAAAGGCGCTTACGCCCGCGGCGGCAGCCTTTTCTTTCATGAGAGCGGAAATCTCCAGTTCGCTCATTCCCGGCTTGATCGCATAGGCCAGTTCCTCGACGACCGTGGCTGCACTTTTCGCCGCATCGGCGAAGCGGACCCGCTCCTCGGGCAACAGGTTCCAGCGCAGTCTGGCCAGCTTAGCGGCTACTTCGCCTTCGGTAACGACCGGGGCGCCGCCGGTAATTTCCCGCACCATGCTCTGGGCGCCGGCCGCCTCCCACCAGGAGTAGACTGCCTTTTCCAGCGGCAAGCCACTCAGCTCTTCCGTCAGCAGCCGGTCAGCCTCAATATTATTGGCCACCAGATATACCTTATCCGCCGTCACCAACAGGTCGGCACAGGCCTTTTCCACAGCCTGGTTAACAAAGGGGCGGCCGCCGGTCAGCCACCAAAAGTTAGTCTGGCCGGTAATCAGCAGGTTGGCCACGTTTTCCTGCGCCATAAAGGAGCGCAGCCGGGCCAGTTTTTGGTCAAACTCGGATTTGGACCACGCCATTGTAAAACCCCCTTTTCGTTATTCTAAATGGGCGTCCAGCAGCCGCGCTTCCGGCAGGTGCAACAGTCCCTTAAGCGCCAGGGCACAGGCGCCGATGACGCCAGGGTATTCACCCAGTGACGAAACCGCAATCCGCGTTGCGCCGGCGATTTCCGGAAAAGCGTGGGCCGCCACAGCATTAAGCAGCACGGGTTCAAACCGTGCCATGGCCCCGGCCAGGCGCCCGCCGAGGAAGACGGCTTCCGGGTTGTACAGATTAATAACGGCAGCCACGGCTCGCCCGACCCAGTGCGCCGCCCGGCTTAAGAGTTCACCGGCATAGGTCCCGGGCTGAGCCGCGGTCAAAAGGTCGGCCAGCTCAATATCTCTGCTGGTCTGCCACCGCGCTTTGAGTGGATCGCCGTCGGCCAGGCCGGGCAAGTCGCGCCGGGCCTGCTTAATTAGCGCCGGGACGCTGCACAGCGCTTCCAGGCATCCGCGGTTGCCGCAATTGCAGAGCGGACCGCTGTCGTCAATAACAATATGGCCGATCTCGCCGGCATAACCCTGAAATCCCTGCACGATACGGTCATCGAGAATAACACCGGCGCTGATGCCTTCGCCAAGGTTAATGTACACCAAATCACGGCAGCTCACGCCCCCGCCAAACCACCGTTCAGCCAAAACGCAGGCGTTGGAGTTATTTTCGATGAACACCGGCAGGCCCAACGCATCCTCCAGTTTTTCCCGCAAGGGATAGTTTCGCCACGCCGGACCGAGGTTGACCGACCGCTGCACGGTGCCGGTTTTGGCCTGCACCAGTCCGGGAAAGGCTACTCCCACCCCCACAAACGACCGACCCTGCTCGCCCTGATCATTCATGATGCGCCGCAGAAGTTCGACCAGGCTGACCAGGCCGCCAGCAGGCTCGCTCATATCAAGCGGATGGCGCGCAATGTCCGTAGGGTCGTTCATAAGGTCGGCAACACCGACCGCCGTTTCGCCGCGTGTTACCTCCACCCCAATAACATAACCGGCTTTGCTGTTGAAGGTCAGCTTTACCGGCCGGCGGCCGCCCCTTGATTCGCCATAACCGACCTCTTGTACCAAGCCGAGATCGAGGAGTTCACGGATAATGCCGGTAATGGCCGGCGGCGTCAAGCCGGTGATTTGCGCCAGTTCCTGCCGGCCAATAGGACCATGCTCCTTGATAAGATTAAGTACGGTGATGCGGTTGCGCTTCTTGACGTATTTGCTGTTGGCTCCGTTATTGGTCACATTTCCTCTCCTTTCGCCGGCCGGCGCTACCCGGACTGCCGTTGGACTTTTTTAAGTTAATTAACTATTTGTTGTTAATTTAATTCGCGCTTTTCCGTATTATTCCTGCCAATCTCATAAATCTTGACTGGGCAAAAATAAAAAAAGCGCAGACGCACCTTTTTATAAAACCACAAAGGCCGTAAAGGGTAGACCGGGCGCGACGCATGTCGCACCAAAAAAATCCTTTGCAGATCTTCGCGCTCTTCGCGAACTTTGCGGCTAAGAACTTATACTTTCTGATACAAATAATGGCCCGGCGCCGCGGTAAGCGCGGCTCGCCAGGCCAGCGGTTCACTTAGCCCTTTCCGGTTTTACCTGTTGCTTGCGGTATTCGGAAGGACTATAGCCGGTGTGTTTTTTGAAGATATTGCTAAAATAGGCCAGATCGGCATAACCAAGCCGGTCGGCAATTTCCGAAATGCGCAGCGTCGTGGTGGCCAGCAGCCGCTTAGCCTCTTTCATCCTCAGATCGGTCACATAGTCGACAAAACAGACCTGCATTTCCTGTTTAAAGAGCTGGCTAAGATAACTGGGATTCATGTGGATGCGCCGGGCGGCATCGGTCAAATTGATGTTCCCGAGAGGCGTTTCCGCCAGATAGCGCAGCACCTGCTGGATAGGCGACAGGGCCTGCTCATCCGGGCAGGCGGCCACCGCCGCTTCGCGGCGGCGCCGCTGGAGCCAGTTTTCCAGACATTCTTTCATCGCCGGCAGTTCGACCGGTTTAAGCAGATAATCACATACGCCCTGACGGATGGCATTTTGGACAAATTGAAAGTCGTCGTGGACGGTAATGAGGATAACATCCTGGCGGGACTGGCGCTGGCGCAGTTCGCGGACAAAAGCCAACCCGTCCATGACCGGCATCCGGATGTCACTAAGGATGAGTTCCACCTGGTTGGTTTTGAGCCAGTCCAGCGCTTCCAGGCCGTCAGCACATTCATGGACGACGGTAAAGGGCAGACCGGTTTTATCCACCGTCCAGCGCAGAGCCGCCCGCACCCAGCGTTCATCATCAACAATCAGCACACGATTCATACGGCGCCTCCTTCCGATCCGGCATAAATGAGCGGCAGCCGCAATATAGCGACGGCGCCCTGCCCCGGCCGGCTGTCAACCATGACGCCAAACCGCTCATCATACAAGCGGACGATGCGGCGGTGGACATTGACGATACCGATGCTCTGGCCGCCGGCCGTAACATCCTTTTGCTTCAAGTCGGCGCGGATACGTTCCAGCACGGCCGGTTCCATACCGGCGCCGTTGTCCGCCACTTCGACGATATAGGCATCCTCTCCCTCCCGCCGGGCAGACAAAGTGATGACGAGCGGCGCCTCACCGTATTGAAAGCCGTGGGCAAAGCAGTTTTCCAAAAGCGGCCGCAGCGAAAACTTCACAATCTGCAGATCCCAAGCCCATTCAGGAATATCAAGATTATACGTGAACCGGTCACCAAAGCGAAACTGCTGAATCTGCAAGTACAACTGGCAAAACTTAACTTCCTCCCGCAGCGGCACAAGCAGGGCGTGACTGCGCAAGTTGTACCGGAGCAGTTGCCCGAGCGACGCGGCGATGGTCGCGATGTCTTCCATATCACGGGCCAGGGCCATACCGCGCACTGTCTCCAGGGTATTGCAAAGAAAATGGGGGTTAAGCTGGGACTGCAGGGCCTTAAGTTCCATTTCCTTCTGGCCCAGCCGCGCCTCGGTTTCGCGCAGTTTGGTAAAATAAACTTCTTCCATCAGCCCGGCCAGGCGCTCCACCATTTTATTGAAGCCCCGCGCCAGATCACCGATTTCATCTTCAGACTCAACGGCGGCCCGCACGCTGAAATTGCCTACTTCCACGCTCTTCATGACATGCTGCAGGCGGCGGATAGGCCGGATGAGCGAGGCGGCAAACCCGATGCCGAGAAGATAAGCAACCACTAGTGTCACGATAATCGTCCAGGCAATGGTCTGGCCGATATGCGCTGCCCCCCGGGTCAGTTCGTGGTAGGGAATAGAGGTGACAAACCACCAGCCCAGATATGACGACGCACTGTAGGTAAGGAACCGGCGGTCCTTACCGTCCGTAATAAGCCATCCTTGCTCGCCCTTCAGTATTTCCCGGTCCGGGCCGGCGATTTGTTGGCCCAGGCGGCTATCGTCAGGATGATAGACGTAATAGCCTTCCCCATCCAGAATAAATAAATGGCCATTGTGTTTAAACGATACTTTGTCAGCGATTTCCCGCAGGCGCTTGAAGTTAATGTCGATGATAAGCATGCCCCGCGGCTGGAGCGTTTGCGGACTGTAAATGCGGCGGACAAGGGAAATGACCGGCTCTTTGCGGCCGCGCCATTCGCTTACCCGGCTGATCAGCAGCGGGCTGCCGTTGTTCGGAACCAAGTTGTACCAATACTCGCCGGTCAGTTTGTCCACCGGATAGGCGGCGTTCGTCCCGGCCACGTCAAAAACCTGGACATTGTCCACAATGACGATGATATTGGTAATGTCGGCACGGGAATACGCGGCATTTTTCAGCATCCGCTCAATGTCGGCGCGGATGCCGCTTTGCACCGCTTCCTCGGCCGTTTGCATCCGCAGCAGACGGACCATATCAGGGTGGTTGACAATTTTCAGCGAACTGATCTCCAGGTCGCGGATGTAATATTCGATATGGGTCTCGACCTGCTCGATGACTTGCCAGCTGTATTGGCGGGCTTCTTCTTCCAGTTCGAGCGAAGAGCGGTAATAAGAAATCAGCCCGACCAGTACCAAGGGAATAACGACAAGCAGCGCGGAAAAAACAAACAGTTTAGTAGCCAGCGGCCGGTTCTTCATAAACCAATCGCGCCCCAGAAGATAGGCGGTCCAGCGGCGTAGTCTCACGGCATTGCTCCTGATAGCATTTTAATTTTATATTTTCGCTGCCAATCGTCCTTCCCCTTTTGGCACAAGCCCGTAAAAAAATGCCAGAAGGCACAAAGGCCTTCCGGCGTGAGCAAGGGAGTATATTAAATGGAGAGGTAGGCAAAGGAAGTAATTACTGTTACTTGCGGGCCTGGTCGATGGCGTCAAGCATTTCTTTGTACTCGTCGCGATATTTGTCAATAACCGACTTGACCGCATCCTGCCAGGGCTTGACGTCTTTCACCTCGGTAATGGTTACGCCGGCGGCGCGCAGTTTGGTCTCAGCGTCTTTTTCATACTTAGCCCAGGCCTCGCGCTGGAATGCGACAGAGTCAAGCGCGGCTTGCTTGATAATTTTCTTGTCTTCGTCCGACAGCTTATCCCAGGCGGTTTTGCTGATCAGGAGCACTTCCGGGGTGCGCTGATGCTTGTCAAGAATATAGTATTTAGCGGCTTGATAATGGTTGGAAGAGAAGTAGCTGGGATAGTTGTTTTCCGCAGCGTCAATTACCCCGGTCTGCAGGGCGCTGAACACTTCGCCGTAAGGCATGGGCGTAGCGCTGGCGCCAAGGGCGCTAACCATT
It includes:
- a CDS encoding response regulator transcription factor, whose protein sequence is MNRVLIVDDERWVRAALRWTVDKTGLPFTVVHECADGLEALDWLKTNQVELILSDIRMPVMDGLAFVRELRQRQSRQDVILITVHDDFQFVQNAIRQGVCDYLLKPVELPAMKECLENWLQRRRREAAVAACPDEQALSPIQQVLRYLAETPLGNINLTDAARRIHMNPSYLSQLFKQEMQVCFVDYVTDLRMKEAKRLLATTTLRISEIADRLGYADLAYFSNIFKKHTGYSPSEYRKQQVKPERAK
- a CDS encoding sensor histidine kinase; protein product: MRLRRWTAYLLGRDWFMKNRPLATKLFVFSALLVVIPLVLVGLISYYRSSLELEEEARQYSWQVIEQVETHIEYYIRDLEISSLKIVNHPDMVRLLRMQTAEEAVQSGIRADIERMLKNAAYSRADITNIIVIVDNVQVFDVAGTNAAYPVDKLTGEYWYNLVPNNGSPLLISRVSEWRGRKEPVISLVRRIYSPQTLQPRGMLIIDINFKRLREIADKVSFKHNGHLFILDGEGYYVYHPDDSRLGQQIAGPDREILKGEQGWLITDGKDRRFLTYSASSYLGWWFVTSIPYHELTRGAAHIGQTIAWTIIVTLVVAYLLGIGFAASLIRPIRRLQHVMKSVEVGNFSVRAAVESEDEIGDLARGFNKMVERLAGLMEEVYFTKLRETEARLGQKEMELKALQSQLNPHFLCNTLETVRGMALARDMEDIATIAASLGQLLRYNLRSHALLVPLREEVKFCQLYLQIQQFRFGDRFTYNLDIPEWAWDLQIVKFSLRPLLENCFAHGFQYGEAPLVITLSARREGEDAYIVEVADNGAGMEPAVLERIRADLKQKDVTAGGQSIGIVNVHRRIVRLYDERFGVMVDSRPGQGAVAILRLPLIYAGSEGGAV